The Tripterygium wilfordii isolate XIE 37 chromosome 4, ASM1340144v1, whole genome shotgun sequence genome has a window encoding:
- the LOC119997347 gene encoding uncharacterized protein LOC119997347, with the protein MRRRSTLAVFALLLLFLASSSYGSQSGTRKTGRSSVFSLFNLKETSRFWSEAVIRSDFDDLESSSHGKMAVVNYTNAGNIASYLKLQEVDSIYLPVPVNFMFIGFEGKGNQEFKLRPEELERWFTKIDHIIEHTRIPHIGEVLTPFYKISVDKEQPHHLPIVSHINYNFSVHAIQMGEKVTSIFERAISVAAHKDGVSGNRDEGDALWQVDIDLMDVLFTSLVEYLHLENAYNVFILNPKHDAKRPKYGYRRGLSQSEITFLKENKNLQTKILQSESTADNVLAIDKIKRPLYEKHPMSKFAWTVMEDTDTVEWYNICLDALNAVENLYQGKDTADIIQTKVLQLLKGKNQDMRLLMAKELKSGSFNGFHAECLTDTWIGKDRWAFIDLTAGPFTWGPAVGGEGVRTELSLPNVQKTIGAVEEISEDEAENHLQNAIQEKFALFGDKEHQAIDILLAEIDIYELFAFKHCKGRKVKLSLCEELDERMRDLKNELKSFEGEEYDESHKRKAIEALKRMENWNLFSDTYEEFQNYTVARDTFLAHLGATLWGSMRHMISPSIADGAFHYYEKISFQLFFITQEKVRNIKQLPVDLNALMDGLSSLLLPSQKAIFGQQMLPLSEDPALAMAFSVARRAAAVPLLLVNGTYRKTIRTYLDSSILQYQLQRLNDDGSLKGAHAHSKSTLEVPVFWFIHGEPLLVDKHYQAKALSDMVVVVQSEPSSWESHLECNGESLLWDLRRPIKAALTAVSEHLAGLLPLHLVYSQAHETAIEDWIWSVGCNPFSITSQGWHISLFQSDTIARSYIITTLEESIQLVNSAIHRLLLERTSEKSFKLFQSPERELVKKYNYVVSLWRRISTLTGELRYVDSMRLLYTLEDASRGFADQVNATIALLHPVHCTRERKVHVVFDATTIPAFLVVLVILYLVLKPRRPKPKIN; encoded by the exons TTCCTAGCTAGCAGTTCATATGGATCTCAGTCCGGAACTCGTAAAACTGGCAGATCATCagtgttttctttatttaatcTCAAAGAGACGAGTAGGTTTTGGAGTGAGGCTGTTATACGTAGTG attttgatgatttggagtcTTCAAGCCATGGGAAAATGGCTGTTGTCAATTACACCAATGCAG GAAATATTGCAAGTTACCTAAAGCTTCAGGAAGTGGATTCTATATACCTTCCAGTACCAGTGAATTTCATGTTCATAGGGTTTGAAGGAAAAGGGAACCAAG AATTTAAGCTTCGTCCGGAAGAACTTGAACGCTGGTTCACGAAAATTGATCACATCATTGAACATACAAGAATTCCACACATCGGAGAAGTTTTGACCCCTTTTTACAAGATTAGTGTAGATAAAGAGCAACCTCACCATCTTCCAATTGTCAGTCACATAAATTACAA TTTTTCAGTTCATGCTATACAAATGGGCGAAAAAGTTACTTCCATCTTTGAGCGTGCCATCAGTGTTGCAGCTCACAAGGATGGCGTGTCTGGTAACAG GGATGAAGGAGATGCTCTTTGGCAAGTAGATATAGACTTGATGGATGTTCTTTTCACCAGCCTTGTTGAGTATCTTCACCTTGAAAATGCATATAATGTTTTCATTTTGAATCCAAAgcatgatgccaaaagacctaAATATGGCTACAG GAGAGGTTTGTCCCAGTCAGAAATAACTTTTCTTAAAGAG AACAAGAATTTGCAAACAAAAATTCTTCAGTCTGAAAGCACTGCAGATAACGTCCTTG CGATTGACAAGATCAAGAGACCTTTGTATGAAAAGCATCCAATGTCAAAGTTTGCCTGGACAGTAATGGAGGACACTGATACA GTGGAATGGTACAACATTTGCCTTGATGCTCTGAATGCTGTTGAGAACCTATATCAAGGGAAAGACACTGCTGATATCATTCAGACCAAAGTTTTACAG TTATTGAAAGGGAAGAATCAGGATATGAGGCTTCTTATGGCCAAGGAGTTAAAATCTGGGAGCTTCAATGGTTTTCATGCTGAATGTTTAACTGATACATGGATCGGAAAGGACAG GTGGGCATTTATTGATTTAACTGCAGGCCCTTTCACTTGGGGGCCTGCTGTTGGTGgagaaggtgtccggacagaaCTTAGTTTACCAAACGTGCAAAAGACAATCGGTGCAGTTGAAG AAATTTCGGAAGATGAAGCTGAAAATCACTTGCAAAATGCTATCCAGGAAAAGTTCGCTCTATTTGGAgat AAAGAGCACCAGGCCATTGATATTCTTTTGGCGGAGATTGATATTTATGAGCTTTTTGCTTTCAAGCACTGCAAGGGAAGGAAAGTTAAGCTTTCTCTTTGTGAAG AGCTTGATGAAAGAATGAGAGATTTGAAAAATGAGCTCAAGTCTTTTGAAGGTGAAGAGTATGATGAAAGTCATAAAAGGAAGGCCATAGAAGCATTAAAACGAATGGAGAACTGGAATCTTTTCAGTGATACTTATGAG GAGTTCCAAAACTACACAGTTGCACGAGATACTTTTCTTGCACATTTAGGCGCAACACTGTGGGGTTCTATGAGGCACATGATATCACCTTCAATTGCTGATGGGGCTTTCCATTATTATGAGAAGATATCCTTTCAGCTATTTTTCATAACACAGGAG AAAGTCAGAAATATTAAACAATTGCCTGTGGATCTGAATGCTCTAATGGATGGGCTTTCGTCTCTGTTGTTACCTTCGCAAAAAGCTATTTTTGGTCAGCAGAT GTTACCACTTTCAGAGGATCCTGCTTTGGCCATGGCCTTTTCAGTAGCACGGCGAGCGGCAGCTGTGCCACTATTGCTTGTTAATGGAACATATCGGAAAACCATCCGCACCTATCTTGATTCTTCTATCCTCCAGTATCAGTTACAGAGGCTAAACGACGATGGGTCTCTCAAAG GAGCACATGCGCATAGTAAGTCCACCTTGGAAGTTCCCGTCTTTTGGTTTATTCACGGGGAACCATTGTTAGTTGACAAGCATTATCAGGCAAAGGCACTTTCTGATATGGTTGTCGTTGTCCAGTCAGAGCCATCATCCTGGGAAAGCCATCTCGAGTGTAATGGGGAATCACTTCTATGGGATTTAAG GAGACCCATAAAAGCTGCATTGACTGCTGTTTCTGAGCATCTGGCTGGTTTGCTTCCCCTTCATCTTGTGTACAGCCAGGCCCATGAAACTGCAATTGAG GACTGGATATGGTCAGTGGGATGCAACCCTTTTTCCATAACCTCTCAAGGGTGGCACATCTCACTGTTTCAGTCTGATACAATAGCCCGGAGCTATATCATCACAACTCTTGAAGAATCAATACAACTTGTCAATTCAGCCATTCATCGTCTACTCTTGGAGCGTACAT CGGAAAAATCCTTCAAACTCTTTCAGTCTCCAGAGCGCGAGCTTGTGAAGAAATATAATTATGTCGTTAGCCTATGGAGAAGA ATTTCCACTCTTACTGGAGAATTGCGTTATGTGGATTCCATGAGACTGCTATACACCTTAGAGGATGCATCCAGAGG GTTTGCTGATCAAGTAAATGCGACCATAGCTCTCCTACATCCAGTTCACTGCACTAGAGAGAGGAAAGTGCATGTCGTGTTTGATGCGACTACAATTCCAGCCTTCTTGGTGGTTCTGGTAATTCTTTACTTGGTTCTAAAACCAAGACGACCAAAGCCAAAAATTAACTGA